ATTAAATTAGTCGTTAGTCGTTAGTATTAAATTCAAGATACAATATAATATAATTAGTGCATAGCGTTTAACATCGGGTTTAATAAATTAAACCCCTACCTCTTTATAGAAACTCGAACCCTGCAACTTGTAACCTTAAACACTCTACGCTAATTTTCCCCCATCACCATACTCAGTTTGGCAAATTCTTCCAGTGTAAGAGTTTCTCCCCTACGATTCTTATCTATGTCTACCTTAATTAAAAAGTTCTCCATATCCCTTTTGCTAATTTCACCTTTAAAAAAGTTCGATAAAGAATTAATTAAGCTTTTTCTTCTTTGCTGAAAGGAAGCTCGAATGAGGTTAAAAAAAAGTCTTTCATTCCCTACTTGTACTTGTGGTTTTTTATAGATATCTAATTTTATGATCATCGAACTGACTTGAGGTTGAGGGTAAAATACCGTGGGAGGGACAATATGAACTTTTTGCGGCAGAGAGTAATATTGGGTAACAAGGGATAAAATACTGTAATTTTTATTCCCTACTTTAGCCAGCAACCTTTCTCCTACTTCTTTCTGGACAAGAAATACACCCAATTTTAAATATCGATTTAACTCAAGAATCTTTGTAATTAAAGATATGGAGATGTAGTAAGGAAGATTACCTACAATTTTTTCAACTTTTTCACCCGTTGCTCTTCTTTGCTTAAAAAAATTAATCAGATCGAAATTTATAATATCTTCAAAAATAATCTCAATATTATTAAAAGAAGAAAGGTTTTCTTTTATAAGAGGAATTAATTTTCTATCTTTCTCAATGGAAATAACCTGGTTAACCAAGGGGGATAAGGCAAAGGTGAGGGTTCCAATCCCTGTACCGATTTCTAAAACGTTATCTTTTTTATTCAATTTTAGTGAGTCAATAACTATTTCTAAGATATTTTGATCAACTAAAAAATTCTGTCCTAAACTTTTCTTACATTTAAAGTCGTGACTACTAAGAAACCTGGCAACTTTAGTGGGTGAAGTTAACTTTGGATTATTCATCAGATTGCTTGCCTTTTATAGCTAATAGTGAATAGTTGTTAGTATAAATTCAAGTTTTTAGTTGGCAGTTCCCGGTTTTCAATTCTAAAATATAAGTTAAAAAAATAAGATACAAGATACGAATTTGGTTTCCAGTTGTTTCTTCTTTTTTTACTATATACTAAGCACTATATACTATTTACTAATTTTGGAGCCGGCGATCTGAGTTGAACAGACAACCTACGGATTACGATTCCGTTGCTCTGCCAGTTGAGCTACGCCGGCATCATATCCTTTAAAAAAATGGTAGGCGGAACAGGACTTGAACCTGTGACCCCCTACATGTGAAGCAGGTGCTCTGCCAACTGAGCTATCCGCCCATTTTTT
The sequence above is drawn from the Candidatus Atribacteria bacterium genome and encodes:
- the rsmA gene encoding ribosomal RNA small subunit methyltransferase A translates to MNNPKLTSPTKVARFLSSHDFKCKKSLGQNFLVDQNILEIVIDSLKLNKKDNVLEIGTGIGTLTFALSPLVNQVISIEKDRKLIPLIKENLSSFNNIEIIFEDIINFDLINFFKQRRATGEKVEKIVGNLPYYISISLITKILELNRYLKLGVFLVQKEVGERLLAKVGNKNYSILSLVTQYYSLPQKVHIVPPTVFYPQPQVSSMIIKLDIYKKPQVQVGNERLFFNLIRASFQQRRKSLINSLSNFFKGEISKRDMENFLIKVDIDKNRRGETLTLEEFAKLSMVMGEN